The following proteins are encoded in a genomic region of Triticum dicoccoides isolate Atlit2015 ecotype Zavitan chromosome 1B, WEW_v2.0, whole genome shotgun sequence:
- the LOC119299986 gene encoding ervatamin-B-like gives MGMAPLFRSLPLLVLLVTLSSTTLPSSRAMSGDGDDHDLLMLGRFHRWMSAHGRTYHSAAEKLRRFEVYRRNVDLIDASNREAERLGYELGENEFTDLTNEEFMARYVGGAYGGARDGGGLITTLAGDVAEQAVSSKNAVEEDRNLTMTAADPPRQFDWREHGVVTPAKQQGACGCCWAFAAAATVESLNKIKGGELVDLSVQELVDCSTGVFSSPCGYGWPKSALEWIKSKGGLFTEAEYPYLAKRGRCAVHDAARRLGKITGVQNVRPGSSESALALAVLGTPVTVQIDGSGPVLQNYKSGVYKGPCTTSQNHVVTVVGYGVTGAGEEYWIAKNSWGQTWGQKGFFFVRRGADGPRGLCGIAMYGAYPVM, from the exons ATGGGCATGGCTCCCCTCTTCCGCTCGTTGCCTCTCCTCGTCCTCCTAGTCACCCTCTCCAGCACCACATTACCTTCCTCCCGTGCTATGTCCGGCGATGGAGACGACCATGACCTGCTGATGCTGGGTAGGTTCCACCGGTGGATGTCAGCGCATGGCCGGACGTACCATAGTGCCGCCGAGAAGCTGCGGCGGTTTGAGGTGTACCGTCGCAACGTGGACCTCATCGATGCCTCCAACAGGGAGGCCGAGAGGCTCGGCTATGAGCTCGGTGAGAACGAGTTCACCGACCTCACTAATGAGGAGTTCATGGCGCGGTATGTCGGTGGCGCTTATGGTGGAGCCCGTGATGGTGGTGGTCTCATCACTACTTTAGCCGGAGATGTTGCAGAGCAGGCAGTATCATCCAAGAATGCCGTCGAGGAGGATCGTAATTTAACGATGACCGCCGCTGACCCTCCCCGGCAGTTCGACTGGAGGGAACATGGTGTTGTCACGCCTGCCAAGCAACAAGGGGCATGTG GATGCTGCTGGGCATTTGCTGCAGCGGCGACGGTGGAGAGCTTGAACAAGATAAAGGGCGGGGAGCTGGTTGACCTGTCCGTGCAGGAGCTGGTTGACTGCAGCACGGGTGTGTTCAGCTCGCCATGCGGCTACGGGTGGCCCAAGAGCGCACTCGAATGGATCAAATCAAAAGGCGGCCTCTTCACGGAGGCCGAGTACCCCTACTTGGCCAAGCGAGGCAGATGCGCGGTGCACGACGCAGCCCGCCGCCTCGGCAAAATCACCGGCGTCCAGAATGTACGGCCGGGCAGCAGCGAGAGCGCGCTGGCGCTGGCCGTGCTCGGGACGCCCGTGACTGTCCAAATCGACGGGAGCGGCCCCGTGCTGCAGAACTACAAGTCCGGCGTGTACAAGGGGCCGTGCACCACCAGCCAGAACCACGTGGTGACGGTGGTCGGCTACGGGGTCACCGGCGCCGGAGAAGAGTACTGGATCGCCAAGAACTCGTGGGGGCAGACATGGGGTCAGAAGGGCTTCTTCTTCGTGCGCAGAGGAGCCGACGGGCCCCGCGGGCTGTGTGGCATCGCCATGTACGGTGCCTACCCCGTCATGTAG